The proteins below come from a single Garra rufa chromosome 3, GarRuf1.0, whole genome shotgun sequence genomic window:
- the bbox1 gene encoding gamma-butyrobetaine dioxygenase, which translates to MLSYLTRWVSRGAIQALKGTSSRPQLVKTPHIGNQTLAAAPLPFTGGSPGVRQARAMDQERLLQIDWDDGSCSFYPFTWLRDNCQCPHCTLQSAQARSLLFSNLDVHTGMDQVQLMDNKVSITWPDQHSSEFDPDWLKKRCFSSEARQALQEELFLNEREYWDSSLQIPTGDFQEVLHDDKAALAWLEALRRTGIVYLRGAPAEQGQVARLSQRIGYLRLTFYGHTWQVEDKPMANNVAYTSGELNLHTDYPALHHPPGVQFLHCVRQADQGGESEVVDGFHMVEQLRREDPEAFNILSSLRVDFTDSGADYCDFSVQSKNHIIDVDSEGRVTRINYNNATRDSVLDIPLHKVQPFYSSLKAFVELLSRPENVFTYRMEPGDLVTFDNWRLLHGRKSYQSRGQNLRHLEGAYLDWDEVMSRLRVLQKAVRGDS; encoded by the exons ATGTTATCCTATCTTACTCGCTGGGTGTCCAGAGGTGCTATCCAGGCACTGAAGGGGACAAGCAGTCGGCCTCAACTGGTCAAGACACCTCATATTGGGAATCAGACACTGGCAGCAGCTCCTCTGCCATTCACTGGGGGGAGTCCAGGAGTTAGACAGGCCCGGGCAATGGACCAGGAAAGACTACTGCAAATTGACTGGGATGATGGAAGTTGCAGTTTCTATCCATTCACTTGGTTAAGGGACAACTGCCAGTGTCCACACTGCACACTGCAGTCAGCACAAGCACGCAGCCTGTTGTTCTCAAATCTAGATGTGCACACTGGAATGGACCAAGTACAGCTGATGGACAATAAG GTGTCTATTACTTGGCCTGATCAGCATAGTAGTGAGTTTGACCCCGACTGGCTAAAGAAACGCTGTTTTTCTTCTGAGGCAAGACAGGCTCTGCAAGAAGAGCTCTTCCTTAATG AGCGTGAATACTGGGATTCAAGTCTGCAGATCCCTACAGGAGATTTTCAGGAAGTATTACACGATGACAAGGCTGCCCTGGCCTGGCTAGAAGCTTTGAGACGCACTGGCATTGTCTACCTGAGGGGGGCGCCGGCAGAGCAGGGCCAGGTGGCCAGACTGAGTCAGAGGATTGGGTATCTACGGCTCACCTTTTATGG ACACACGTGGCAAGTGGAGGACAAACCCATGGCTAACAATGTTGCCTACACTTCTGGAGAACTGAACCTGCACACAGATTACCCGGCTCTGCACCATCCACCTGGG GTGCAGTTCCTACATTGTGTCCGTCAGGCCGATCAGGGCGGTGAGAGTGAGGTGGTTGATGGGTTTCACATGGTGGAGCAGCTCCGTAGGGAGGATCCCGAGGCGTTTAACATCCTCTCCTCTCTCAGGGTGGATTTCACCGACAGCGGTGCTGACTACTGTGACTTCAGTGTGCAGTCCAAAAACCACATTATAGA TGTGGACTCTGAGGGTCGGGTGACGAGGATCAACTACAACAACGCCACACGAGACTCGGTGCTGGATATACCTCTGCATAAGGTTCAGCCCTTCTACTCGTCTCTAAAGGCCTTTGTGGAGCTGCTCAGCAGGCCTGAAAATGTGTTCACTTACAGAATGGAACCAG GTGACTTGGTGACCTTTGATAACTGGCGTCTGCTGCACGGCCGAAAGAGTTACCAGTCACGAGGTCAGAACTTGAGACATCTAGAAGGAGCATATCTGGACTGGGATGAGGTCATGTCCCGTCTCAGGGTCCTCCAGAAAGCTGTCCGTGGAGATAGTTAG